Genomic DNA from Lentisphaerota bacterium:
ATCTGAACCCGCACCCAATCGAGCTGAAGCTCCGGAACCATGCCTGAAACCCCGTCAACACCGGTCCGCCCGGAACGTATCCGCCCCCTGAACAGGTTTGTGGACACGGCGCCGGGCCCCGTGTTGTACTGGATGAGCCGCGACCAGCGCGCCGCCGACAACTGGGCGATCCTTCACGCGCAAGCGGAGGCGCTGACGCGCGGTGTCCCTCTGGTAACGGCCTTCTGTCTTGCGCCCGCCTTTCTCGGGGCCACGCTGCGCCAGTACGGATTCATGCTGCGCGGGCTCGCGGAGACCGAACGGGCCCTGCGGGATCTGGCGATCGGCTTCGTTCTGCTGCGGGGCGATCCCGGTCGGGAGGTGCCCGCGTTCGCCCGTCGCATCGGGGCTGGTTTGGTGGTCACGGACTTTGACCCTCTGCGCATCAAGACCGG
This window encodes:
- a CDS encoding deoxyribodipyrimidine photolyase; protein product: MPETPSTPVRPERIRPLNRFVDTAPGPVLYWMSRDQRAADNWAILHAQAEALTRGVPLVTAFCLAPAFLGATLRQYGFMLRGLAETERALRDLAIGFVLLRGDPGREVPAFARRIGAGLVVTDFDPLRIKTGWRAEVAAALRVPAVEVDAHNIVPAWHASPKQEYGAYTLRPKLRKVLPDFLTPIPALRRHPYVGSHDPGPADWVAVQRSLRVDRSVGETRGLTPGSIAARCVLRHFLAHTL